One region of Alphaproteobacteria bacterium LSUCC0719 genomic DNA includes:
- a CDS encoding biotin transporter BioY: protein MNAPSSNTRQLETLADSMLARYVTNDRGLALTAQLVLVLAGSLLLALSAQFAFRIPISPVPVTGQTLAVLLIGMAYGSRLGSATVLAYLVEGGMGLPVFANGTAGWVVIMGPTGGYLIGFVAAAFALGWLAERGMGRGPISTAVAMAIGTVIIYAAGVSWLGQFIGFDKAIAGGVMPFLYGDALKLIVAAGLMPLAWRAVRALSRDGDDGADADAQ from the coding sequence ATGAATGCCCCGTCATCAAACACACGCCAGCTTGAAACCCTTGCCGACAGCATGTTGGCCCGTTACGTGACGAATGACCGTGGCCTGGCTTTGACGGCACAGCTTGTTCTGGTTCTTGCCGGCAGTCTGCTTCTTGCCCTGTCGGCGCAGTTTGCCTTTCGAATCCCGATATCGCCTGTTCCCGTCACCGGCCAGACGCTTGCTGTTCTGCTGATCGGCATGGCCTACGGGTCACGCCTCGGCAGCGCCACGGTGCTGGCATATCTTGTCGAAGGCGGCATGGGGCTTCCGGTCTTTGCCAATGGCACGGCTGGCTGGGTGGTAATAATGGGGCCAACCGGTGGCTATCTCATCGGCTTCGTTGCGGCCGCCTTCGCTCTGGGCTGGCTTGCCGAGCGCGGCATGGGCCGCGGGCCGATCTCGACTGCGGTGGCAATGGCCATTGGCACTGTCATCATCTATGCGGCGGGCGTGTCATGGCTTGGCCAGTTCATCGGCTTTGACAAAGCCATTGCCGGCGGCGTGATGCCGTTCCTCTATGGCGATGCGCTCAAGCTGATTGTTGCCGCAGGTCTTATGCCACTTGCCTGGAGGGCTGTTCGCGCGCTCAGCCGGGATGGTGATGACGGTGCCGACGCAGATGCACAATAG
- a CDS encoding type I secretion system permease/ATPase — MLKPVATNQDHWFFGPVLGCKAIYLQVMWASVLINVFALASSVYIMTVYDRVVPNNAIESLWALTAMIACVIVFDLIMKILRGIFVDRAGARVDQRVSAVLFERIARHDASLTNTATGSLAGTVRNFDILKDAIGSASFTVLVDLPFIFLFIYVLYLIGGPLAFVPAVIVPTVIIFALTLQPIIKRMTELSQSQGKSKQAVIVEMIAALETVKTVRGISMLRNRWMNSVLHQAKSSMKTKVTSQLAAQFTQFGQQVSQVVMVVYGVFLIADGSLTMGQLIACVILSGRVMAPLAQLTGLLGRMNSALSAYRALDEILAGVSEEEARTDQVERPSMEGSVEFRNVTFTYEGQPEPVLSDINFRIEPGERLAIVGRIGSGKTTLLRLMCGLNPPDRGAVLIDTADIRQIRPDDVRRNIGVVMQNPILFSGSIRDNIMMGNPDASDADLLEAARQSGVEAFVAALPGGFDFPLSERGRELSVGMRQSVAIARALIGKPNILLMDEPTAPLDAQAEAAMVASLDTATKGLTTIFITHRGAMLQMADKVLAVENGRIAAFGPRDEVMKPAPVDVAQTRA, encoded by the coding sequence ATGCTGAAACCAGTCGCCACAAACCAGGACCACTGGTTCTTTGGTCCCGTCCTTGGCTGCAAGGCCATCTATCTCCAGGTCATGTGGGCCTCGGTCCTGATCAATGTGTTCGCATTGGCGTCGTCGGTCTACATCATGACTGTCTATGACCGCGTGGTGCCAAATAACGCCATTGAGTCATTGTGGGCGCTGACGGCGATGATCGCCTGTGTGATTGTCTTCGACCTGATCATGAAGATTCTGCGGGGGATCTTTGTCGACCGTGCCGGCGCGCGTGTTGACCAGCGGGTCTCGGCGGTTCTGTTCGAGAGGATCGCCCGGCATGATGCGTCCCTGACGAACACGGCAACGGGGTCGCTTGCCGGTACGGTGCGCAATTTTGATATTCTGAAAGACGCCATCGGTTCGGCAAGCTTTACCGTTCTTGTCGATCTGCCTTTCATCTTCCTGTTCATCTATGTGCTGTATCTGATCGGCGGGCCGCTAGCCTTTGTACCGGCGGTCATCGTGCCGACGGTGATCATCTTTGCGTTGACGCTGCAGCCGATCATCAAGCGGATGACCGAACTCAGCCAGTCGCAGGGGAAATCGAAACAGGCTGTGATTGTCGAAATGATCGCCGCACTGGAAACGGTCAAGACGGTGCGTGGCATTTCAATGCTGCGCAATCGCTGGATGAATTCGGTGCTTCATCAGGCGAAATCCAGCATGAAGACAAAGGTCACCAGCCAGCTGGCGGCCCAGTTCACGCAGTTTGGCCAGCAGGTCAGCCAGGTTGTAATGGTTGTCTATGGGGTGTTTCTGATTGCCGATGGCAGCCTGACGATGGGTCAGTTGATTGCCTGTGTGATCCTGTCGGGGCGGGTCATGGCGCCATTGGCGCAGCTGACGGGACTGTTGGGGCGGATGAATTCCGCGCTGTCGGCCTATCGGGCGCTGGATGAAATTCTGGCGGGCGTGTCGGAGGAAGAGGCCCGTACAGATCAGGTCGAGAGGCCAAGCATGGAAGGCAGCGTCGAATTCCGCAATGTGACCTTTACCTATGAAGGTCAGCCGGAACCGGTGCTGTCCGACATCAATTTCCGGATCGAGCCCGGTGAAAGGCTGGCCATTGTGGGCCGTATCGGATCGGGCAAGACAACGCTGCTTCGCCTGATGTGTGGCCTGAACCCGCCGGATCGGGGCGCGGTGCTGATCGATACAGCGGATATCCGCCAGATCAGGCCGGATGATGTGCGCCGCAACATCGGTGTGGTGATGCAGAACCCGATCCTGTTTTCAGGCTCGATCCGGGACAACATCATGATGGGCAATCCCGATGCCAGTGATGCGGACCTTCTTGAAGCCGCCAGGCAGTCGGGCGTCGAGGCGTTTGTCGCGGCATTACCCGGTGGTTTTGATTTTCCGCTGTCGGAGCGTGGCCGCGAACTGTCCGTTGGTATGCGCCAGTCGGTTGCCATCGCACGGGCGTTGATCGGCAAGCCCAATATCCTGCTGATGGACGAGCCGACGGCGCCGCTCGATGCCCAGGCCGAGGCAGCGATGGTCGCCAGTCTGGATACCGCCACCAAGGGGCTGACCACGATCTTCATCACGCATCGCGGCGCCATGCTTCAGATGGCGGACAAGGTGCTGGCTGTCGAGAATGGTCGCATCGCCGCCTTTGGGCCGCGCGACGAGGTGATGAAGCCGGCACCGGTCGATGTTGCCCAGACCCGCGCCTGA
- a CDS encoding AEC family transporter has translation MLSAIAATLAIVALGYGLKQRNFLPEAAWQTLSPLCYWVLFPGLLFNLMSQADLNAVSLVPFLATIAGGSFIIVGYAFLAGRAIAMPGPSLSSLVQGALRHNGFLVLSILQGTFGVAALQLGAIAIAFLVPISNIVSVVAIMLLGRPPGKTDMKRAIFAEIARNPLLGSMLIGVLVNLLQIPVPEFISQAASFLGAGALPLLLLSIGASLKFSAIGGNIAPLGLALLAKFLVFPLAMVGIGLALGLDPLALAVLAAVGAAPTASSTYTLATELGGDAQLMAEIVSIQTLAAAISLPLWIWLAGKIAAA, from the coding sequence ATGCTTTCGGCGATCGCCGCGACGCTGGCGATTGTCGCCCTTGGTTACGGTCTGAAGCAGCGGAATTTCCTGCCCGAGGCGGCGTGGCAGACCCTGTCGCCATTGTGCTACTGGGTGCTGTTTCCCGGATTGCTGTTCAATCTGATGTCGCAGGCCGATCTCAACGCCGTGTCGCTGGTGCCGTTTCTGGCCACGATTGCCGGTGGCAGTTTCATCATTGTCGGCTACGCATTTCTGGCCGGACGCGCCATCGCCATGCCGGGCCCGTCCCTGAGTTCGCTGGTGCAGGGTGCGCTGCGGCATAATGGATTTCTGGTGCTGTCGATCCTGCAGGGCACCTTTGGTGTCGCGGCATTGCAGCTTGGCGCCATCGCGATTGCCTTTCTGGTGCCGATCTCCAATATCGTTTCGGTTGTGGCGATCATGCTTCTGGGTCGCCCGCCCGGCAAAACGGACATGAAACGTGCCATTTTCGCCGAAATTGCCCGTAATCCGCTTCTTGGCTCGATGCTTATCGGTGTTCTGGTCAACCTGCTGCAGATCCCAGTGCCTGAATTCATCTCGCAGGCGGCTTCCTTTCTTGGTGCCGGCGCGCTGCCACTGCTTCTTCTCAGCATTGGTGCCTCGCTGAAATTTTCGGCCATCGGCGGCAATATCGCGCCGCTGGGTCTGGCGTTGCTTGCCAAATTTCTGGTGTTCCCGCTGGCGATGGTGGGGATCGGTCTGGCGCTGGGTCTTGATCCTCTGGCGCTGGCGGTTCTTGCGGCGGTCGGCGCGGCCCCGACCGCCAGTTCCACCTACACATTGGCAACCGAATTGGGTGGCGATGCCCAACTGATGGCCGAGATTGTGTCAATCCAGACGCTGGCAGCGGCCATTTCGCTGCCATTGTGGATCTGGCTCGCCGGCAAGATTGCGGCGGCCTAG
- a CDS encoding HlyD family type I secretion periplasmic adaptor subunit, translated as MKVLLSIILFPFRLVWWLIGLILTPFKWVFNKLFGAPPPMMIGGAPIDHSTPELLPDKAGIKGQVLYVLISVFFIVAVVWATNAEIDEQVRAEGMIFTPSEVQHVQSRLPGSVVIINAELGREVEKGEVLYRLEDEDVTANFADNEIALNAARTAELRLTAEAAGSSRLVFPAELVAVAPDMVEKEASLFRTRAEALERRLSVLRDNIATLQKTIIEKEAEERISLQKAALVAEEIALLSPLVEAGHEPRAVLLSARARHQQETGAAELAQLAADARRADMTSKQSEIESTIANFRAGAAEALVEEQTKAAQLLARQDALRGKVRHADVRAPLHGTVSAVHVKTVGAVVQAGTMLAEIVPSEAQYLVRAQVLPQNVKDVQPGQIARISLAAYDPSRYGVIMGVVRKVAGNTTQPENAMPFYETIIAIPEVAFTKSPETPVITAGMPLQVDILGGKRTIMNYIMTPIQKSLATAFREK; from the coding sequence GTGAAGGTTCTTCTGTCCATTATCCTGTTCCCCTTCCGTCTTGTATGGTGGCTGATCGGCCTGATCCTGACGCCCTTCAAATGGGTGTTCAACAAGCTGTTCGGGGCACCGCCCCCGATGATGATTGGCGGTGCGCCGATCGATCATTCGACGCCGGAATTGCTGCCCGACAAGGCAGGTATAAAGGGGCAGGTGCTGTATGTTCTGATTTCCGTATTTTTCATTGTTGCCGTTGTCTGGGCGACCAATGCCGAAATTGACGAGCAGGTCCGGGCCGAGGGCATGATCTTTACCCCGTCCGAGGTCCAGCATGTACAGAGCCGTCTTCCGGGCTCGGTTGTCATCATCAATGCCGAATTGGGCCGGGAAGTCGAAAAGGGCGAGGTGCTTTACCGGCTTGAGGATGAGGATGTGACGGCAAATTTCGCCGATAACGAGATTGCCTTGAATGCGGCGCGGACGGCTGAATTGCGTCTCACAGCCGAGGCGGCCGGGTCATCCCGGCTTGTGTTCCCGGCAGAGCTGGTCGCGGTCGCCCCGGACATGGTTGAAAAGGAAGCATCGTTGTTCCGGACCCGCGCCGAGGCGCTGGAAAGGCGGCTGTCGGTGCTTCGCGACAATATAGCGACCTTGCAGAAAACCATCATCGAGAAGGAAGCCGAGGAACGGATCTCGCTTCAGAAGGCCGCCCTTGTCGCCGAGGAAATCGCCCTTCTGTCGCCGCTGGTCGAGGCTGGTCACGAACCCCGCGCTGTATTGTTGTCGGCGCGCGCGCGTCACCAGCAGGAAACCGGTGCCGCCGAACTGGCCCAGCTTGCCGCTGACGCCCGGCGGGCTGACATGACCAGCAAACAGAGCGAGATCGAATCCACCATTGCCAATTTCCGGGCGGGGGCCGCCGAGGCGCTTGTCGAGGAACAGACCAAGGCCGCCCAGCTGCTGGCGCGCCAGGATGCGCTCCGTGGAAAGGTCCGCCATGCCGATGTTCGCGCGCCGCTTCACGGAACCGTGTCGGCCGTGCATGTGAAAACGGTGGGGGCCGTTGTCCAGGCTGGCACCATGCTTGCCGAGATCGTGCCGTCCGAAGCCCAGTATCTGGTCCGGGCCCAGGTGCTGCCGCAGAATGTCAAGGATGTCCAGCCGGGCCAGATCGCGCGGATTTCGCTGGCCGCCTATGACCCGTCACGCTATGGCGTCATCATGGGGGTTGTGCGCAAGGTTGCCGGCAATACCACCCAGCCGGAAAATGCGATGCCGTTCTATGAAACGATCATCGCCATTCCCGAGGTGGCTTTCACGAAATCACCGGAAACACCTGTCATCACAGCCGGGATGCCGCTTCAGGTCGATATCCTAGGTGGCAAGCGCACCATCATGAATTACATCATGACCCCGATCCAGAAATCACTGGCAACGGCGTTCCGGGAAAAATAG
- a CDS encoding NCS2 family permease: MNRFFGLDEANTTIPRELLAGLSTFLTMSFIVAVNPMFLADAGIPFAAGFVATVLATAIGTTIMALWAKWPVAVAPGMGLNAYFAYGLVLGQGFTWQQALTAVFVASVVFFLFSLSRIRGWLIGAIPASLRAGITAGIGLFLAMIGLQGMGLVVDDPDTLLKLGSVAAPELLLALVGLLMMAGLAARGIHGGILITILGLSIIGWASGLAEFGGIASTPPVASAALSLDFSQITSFGFLTVVFVLFFLDFFDTTGTLTGIADLAGKRRPDGSIENLDRAVLADTGASMVGSLLGTSSMTTYLESATGLRVGGRTGLTALTVAALFLLCLFFEPLFASIPAFATAPALVFVAAGFLAPLGQLDWDDLVTAVPVMLMAVLMPLTFSIAAGIAVGFIAHVAICLLAGRGQQVNAGTWVITIFGMLWLATPMIGG, translated from the coding sequence ATGAACCGCTTCTTTGGACTCGATGAGGCCAACACGACCATCCCGCGTGAGCTTCTGGCCGGTCTCAGCACCTTTTTGACGATGTCCTTCATCGTCGCCGTCAATCCGATGTTTCTGGCGGATGCCGGCATTCCCTTTGCGGCCGGATTTGTGGCCACGGTGCTGGCAACCGCGATTGGCACCACGATCATGGCGCTGTGGGCCAAATGGCCGGTGGCCGTGGCGCCGGGCATGGGGCTGAACGCCTATTTCGCCTATGGTCTCGTGCTTGGCCAGGGATTCACCTGGCAGCAGGCGCTGACAGCGGTATTTGTCGCCTCGGTGGTGTTCTTCCTGTTTTCGCTGTCACGGATCCGTGGATGGCTGATCGGCGCCATTCCAGCATCGCTTCGTGCCGGTATCACCGCTGGCATTGGCCTGTTTCTGGCGATGATCGGTCTGCAGGGGATGGGGCTTGTCGTCGACGATCCGGATACATTGCTGAAGCTTGGCAGCGTTGCCGCGCCTGAATTGCTGCTGGCGCTTGTCGGCCTTCTGATGATGGCAGGTCTCGCCGCCCGCGGCATTCATGGCGGCATCCTGATCACGATCCTTGGTCTCAGCATCATCGGCTGGGCAAGTGGCCTTGCCGAATTTGGCGGCATTGCCTCAACGCCACCAGTGGCAAGCGCGGCACTGTCGCTCGATTTCTCGCAGATCACCAGCTTTGGCTTTCTGACGGTGGTGTTTGTGCTGTTCTTTCTGGATTTCTTCGACACGACCGGCACTCTGACAGGTATTGCCGACCTGGCTGGCAAGCGCCGGCCCGACGGCAGCATCGAGAATCTGGATCGGGCCGTGCTAGCCGATACCGGCGCATCGATGGTCGGCAGTCTTCTCGGCACTTCCAGCATGACAACCTATCTGGAAAGCGCCACAGGTCTGCGGGTTGGCGGGCGTACCGGCCTGACAGCATTGACCGTCGCCGCGCTGTTTCTGCTGTGCCTGTTCTTTGAGCCGCTCTTCGCCTCGATACCCGCCTTTGCCACCGCACCGGCGCTGGTTTTTGTTGCGGCTGGATTTCTGGCGCCGCTTGGACAGCTCGACTGGGATGATCTGGTGACCGCCGTTCCGGTGATGCTGATGGCAGTTCTGATGCCGCTGACCTTTTCCATTGCCGCGGGTATTGCGGTCGGGTTTATCGCCCATGTCGCCATCTGTCTTCTGGCGGGCCGGGGTCAGCAGGTGAATGCAGGCACCTGGGTCATTACCATCTTTGGTATGCTGTGGCTGGCGACACCGATGATCGGCGGCTAA
- a CDS encoding thiamine diphosphokinase: MIVPDQTFTHATPVILVGAAPVPIDDLFTALPSHWPLIAADGGVQTILASGRRPDLVIGDMDSQQDLLPDIPQLHLHGQDDTDFEKCLKRIHAPLIVGFGFLEGRLDHTLAAIHALAAVPHDRPIMLVGAHDMLVRLRGDLAFPASAGERVSVWPLGPQRFTRSSGLRWPLDGLEMAPGQLVGTSNIATGGLVEIIAGSGAGYAVIRPVTAAASLLSAIISAD, encoded by the coding sequence ATGATTGTGCCTGACCAGACATTCACCCATGCAACGCCGGTCATCCTTGTCGGTGCCGCGCCGGTGCCGATCGACGATTTGTTCACGGCATTGCCGTCACACTGGCCGTTGATTGCAGCAGATGGCGGGGTGCAGACCATTCTGGCGTCCGGTCGGCGTCCGGATCTGGTGATTGGTGATATGGATTCACAGCAGGATCTGCTGCCCGACATTCCCCAACTGCATCTGCACGGTCAGGATGATACGGATTTTGAGAAATGCCTGAAACGTATCCACGCGCCATTGATTGTCGGGTTCGGCTTTCTGGAAGGCAGGCTGGATCATACGCTTGCCGCCATTCACGCGCTGGCGGCGGTGCCGCATGACAGGCCGATCATGCTGGTTGGCGCGCATGACATGCTGGTCAGGCTGCGCGGCGATCTTGCCTTTCCCGCTTCTGCCGGTGAAAGGGTGTCCGTGTGGCCACTGGGACCACAGCGCTTCACCCGGTCAAGCGGTCTGCGCTGGCCGCTTGACGGGCTGGAGATGGCACCCGGCCAGCTTGTCGGTACGTCCAACATCGCGACAGGCGGCTTGGTCGAAATCATCGCAGGTTCCGGTGCCGGCTATGCGGTGATCCGCCCGGTGACAGCCGCGGCATCGCTTCTGTCAGCGATCATCTCTGCCGATTAG
- a CDS encoding carboxymuconolactone decarboxylase family protein, protein MDDMFETGLAQRKATLGDAYVDGVFESADDFNRPFQEAMTAWCWGFGWGDDAIDAKTRSMMNLTMIGALGKMHEWELHCRGAIGNGVTREELRAIIHVIAIYCGVPQGIECFRSARKVLDELDG, encoded by the coding sequence ATGGACGATATGTTTGAAACAGGCCTGGCGCAGCGCAAGGCTACACTTGGCGATGCGTATGTCGACGGCGTTTTCGAAAGTGCCGACGATTTCAACCGGCCGTTTCAGGAAGCCATGACAGCCTGGTGCTGGGGTTTTGGTTGGGGTGATGACGCCATTGATGCCAAGACGCGGTCAATGATGAACCTGACGATGATTGGTGCGCTTGGCAAAATGCATGAATGGGAACTGCATTGCCGTGGGGCCATCGGAAATGGCGTCACCCGCGAAGAACTGCGCGCCATCATCCATGTCATTGCGATCTATTGCGGCGTTCCGCAGGGCATCGAATGCTTCCGTTCGGCCCGCAAGGTGCTTGACGAATTGGACGGCTGA
- a CDS encoding putative manganese transporter, producing MTSGAANRSGLSAQSHTNRKSLALILAPALFAAMLMLNAESDLLDIIFTAIAEAYLQVSTFVAATFLIIYGLERALKIDATAMLKRDSIWQVPVAAGLGALPGCGGAIIVVTQYVTGRLSFGGVVAALTATMGDAAFLLIAREPITGLSMIVLGFTVGTLSGWIINAIHGGDFLRSSKVTPDARIEAEHDDASTRLLDKLWMVILVPGMVLAALVAFQVDVDAMFATESFDRPATLLGVVGGTLAMSMRLAPRFGIRGDAAFSASAGLVRRTISDTNFVTVWVIFAYLVFELSVYFLGLDLKTVFDGWPLLTPMIAILLGFLPGCGPQVLVTTMYLSGIIPLSAQIGNALSNDGDALFPAIAIAPKVAIVATLYSAVPAIILAYGWLFWME from the coding sequence GTGACATCAGGCGCAGCCAACCGATCCGGGCTGTCAGCACAGTCCCACACCAACAGGAAGAGCCTTGCTCTTATCCTGGCCCCGGCTCTGTTTGCGGCCATGCTGATGCTGAACGCAGAAAGCGATCTTCTCGACATCATCTTCACGGCGATTGCCGAAGCCTATCTCCAGGTCAGTACATTTGTTGCCGCGACCTTCCTGATTATCTACGGGCTGGAACGCGCGCTGAAAATCGACGCGACGGCGATGCTGAAGCGTGACTCCATCTGGCAGGTGCCTGTGGCGGCCGGGCTTGGCGCGCTGCCGGGATGTGGCGGGGCGATCATCGTGGTGACGCAATATGTCACCGGACGCCTGTCCTTTGGCGGTGTTGTCGCCGCCCTGACAGCCACCATGGGTGACGCCGCCTTTCTGTTGATCGCACGCGAGCCGATTACCGGCCTGTCGATGATTGTCCTCGGATTCACTGTCGGCACGCTCAGCGGCTGGATTATAAACGCCATTCATGGCGGCGACTTCCTTCGCAGCAGCAAGGTAACGCCCGACGCCAGGATCGAGGCTGAACATGATGATGCGTCAACCCGGCTTCTCGACAAATTGTGGATGGTGATCCTGGTTCCCGGCATGGTGCTGGCGGCACTTGTCGCCTTTCAGGTCGATGTCGATGCGATGTTCGCCACCGAGTCATTCGACCGGCCGGCAACGCTTCTTGGCGTGGTTGGCGGCACGCTGGCGATGAGCATGCGCCTTGCCCCCCGCTTTGGAATCCGGGGTGATGCCGCCTTTTCCGCCAGCGCCGGCCTTGTCCGCCGGACCATTTCAGACACCAATTTTGTCACCGTCTGGGTGATCTTTGCCTATCTGGTTTTCGAACTGTCGGTCTATTTCCTTGGCCTTGATCTGAAGACGGTGTTTGACGGCTGGCCGCTGTTGACGCCGATGATCGCCATTCTTCTGGGTTTCCTGCCCGGATGCGGGCCGCAGGTGCTTGTCACGACGATGTATCTGTCCGGCATCATTCCGCTGTCGGCACAGATCGGCAATGCTCTCAGCAATGATGGTGATGCGCTGTTCCCCGCCATCGCCATCGCGCCGAAAGTGGCGATTGTCGCGACCCTCTATTCCGCCGTGCCGGCCATCATCCTGGCCTATGGCTGGCTGTTCTGGATGGAATAG